One stretch of Bombus terrestris chromosome 5, iyBomTerr1.2, whole genome shotgun sequence DNA includes these proteins:
- the LOC100649290 gene encoding leucine-rich repeat-containing protein 49 isoform X4, whose amino-acid sequence MPVSNDRVTRSKAVDFAIKGIKGEPIVSHTENQENNNFLTIAPALPILPGAPIPPKLFKRRYNLFSPTDSPYDIEHDKVDGSNAVTLQWTSEGKTVMATRTSTEKEKSPDRICLDRRGLTSFPNIIGEPRLRLLSLQHNLITKIENCNFSQLTKLVFLDLYDNQIERICNFEILENLRVLLIGKNRIKRIEGLKQLSKLEVLDLHGNQIVQISDLNNLVSLKVLNLAGNNIKTIGYHDFQGLASLKELNLRRNKIKKLLGFDETPQLQKLYLSNNDIYKIEDIGNLVKALQLREITIDGNPVTLNGDYVSFLVSYLPNLQFLSAMPITEQIRRAAVAWRTTKEQSNSTFLNLSAQVCMNARREEIISNAKISWELLRCHSRSSTNNSNSKNDIRNSNINTVQIQKSNKFNILKPKNLEKVKSKGFGSLTSINENIEATKINIKKRSNSSDNLFRLKDTTKAYPLEFKLPPILDSIVDSLINNKFDEKIKKDLTKTKTESDTESTSNSDSEIPEGHENLQSCLNSHFLNSNNYASSRDVSKIVNNETFDSINVLPSSEIVDEKDDQPYEISKSSKLLMNEKQDLTKISQSTQFHNQHGLIDCQSKSSTDSSGYYSLSSKTNSIDSCKSVLSDLSTSSTTKNILQKYKNLEKDKNKVKSAQGKKIVCYKSNKAAAARAKHKAITPPSPIPLQNTLKEREQGGDYLIEIVGRCLNIYGQGALRFIDRLWDSSKAQDVNIVKFNYVQFNDVAKVLCKIKNRFPNLEHFMFKETNISYLGQLNALAEVQGLTSIHIETGNPIISKDWKVYAIFRLAHWGLKIINGKEN is encoded by the exons ATGCCAGTAAGCAACGATAGAGTAACGCGG TCAAAAGCAGTAGATTTTGCTATAAAAGGAATTAAAGGAGAACCAATAGTTAGTCATACAGAAAATCaagaaaacaataattttttgacAATTGCTCCTGCTTTACCTATTTTACCTGGAGCTCCTATACCACCAAAGTTATTTAAACGCCGTTATAATTTATTCAG TCCAACAGATTCTCCATATGACATAGAACATGACAAGGTCGATGGTTCTAATGCAGTTACTTTACAATGGACAAGCGAAGGGAAGACTGTCATGGCAACAAGAACATCtacagaaaaagagaaaagtccTGACAGAATATGTCTTGATAGACGAGGACTTACCTCTTTTCCAAACATAATTGGGGAGCCACGTTTACGTTTATTATCTCTTCAACATAATCTTATTACAAAGATTGAAAACTGTAATTTCTCTCAGTTAACAAAATTGGTGTTTCTTGATCTATATGATAATCAAATTGAAAGAAtatgtaattttgaaatattagaaaatttaagaGTATTATTGATTGGAAAGAatagaataaaaagaattgaaGGATTAAAGCAACTTTCTAAACTGGAAGTTTTAGACCTACATGGCAATCAAATTGTACAAATTTCGGATTTAAATAATCTTGTATCCTTAAAGGTGTTAAATTTAGctggaaataatattaaaacaataggATACCATGATTTTCAAGGTTTAGCAtcattaaaagaattaaacctcaggcgtaataaaattaaaaaattattaggtTTTGATGAAACACCACAActgcaaaaattatatttaagtaataatgatatttacaa aattgaAGATATAGGAAATCTTGTTAAAGCGTTACAGCTTAGAGAAATAACAATTGATGGAAATCCTGTAACATTGAATGGGGATTATGTTTCTTTTCTTGTATCATATCTaccaaatttacaatttttatcagCTATGCCAATTACTGAACAAATCCGAAGAGCTGCTGTGGCATGGAGAACGACGAAGGAACAAAGTAATTCAACCTTTCTAAACCTTAGCGCACAAGTTTGTATGAATGCTCGAAGAGAGGAAATTATATCAAACGCTAAAATAAGTTGGGAACTTCTCAGATGTCATTCCAGATCATCCACAAATAATAGCAATAGTAAAAACGATATTcgaaatagtaatattaatacAGTGCAAATTCAGAAatcaaataaattcaatatattaAAACCTAAGAACTTAGAAAAAGTAAAGTCGAAAGGTTTTGGGAGTTTAACatctataaatgaaaatatagaagcaacaaaaataaatataaagaaaagaagtaATTCTAGCGataatttatttcgattaaaagatacaactAAAGCATATCCACTAGAATTTAAACTTCCACCAATTTTAGATTCTATTGTAGATAgtttaataaacaataaatttgatgagaaaataaaaaaagatctaACAAAGACGAAAACCGAAAGCGACACTGAGagtacatcaaatagtgattcAGAGATTCCAGAAGGTCATGAAAATTTGCAAAGTTGTTTAAACTCTCATTTCTTAAACTCTAATAATTATGCTTCATCACGCGATGTtagtaaaattgttaataatgaAACATTTGATTCCATTAATGTTTTGCCATCATCAGAAATAGTTGATGAAAAGGATGATCAGCCTTATGAAATATCGAAGTCTTCTAAGCTGTTAATGAATGAGAAACAAGATCTAACAAAAATATCTCAAAGTACACAGTTTCACAATCAGCATGGTCTAATTGATTGTCAATCAAAATCAAGCACTGATTCTTCTGGATATTATTCTTTAAGTTCTAAAACTAATAGCATTGATAGTTGTAAGTCAGTATTGAGTGACCTTAGTACCTCATCTACTACtaaaaatatattgcaaaaatataaaaatttagaaaaagacaAGAACAAGGTGAAGAGTGCACAAGGGAAAAAAATAGtatgttataaaagtaataaagcAGCAGCTGCTAGAGCTAAGCATAAAGCCATTACACCACCAAGCCCAATCCCAttacaaaatacattaaaagaaagagaacaag gaggggattatttaatagaaatagttGGCCgttgtttgaatatttatggTCAAGGTGCATTACGTTTTATTGATCGACTTTGGGACTCTTCAAAAGCTCAAGACGTTAATAtagttaaatttaattatgtacaGTTTAATGATGTAGCCAAAGTGttgtgtaaaataaaaaatagatttccAAATTTAGAACATTTTATGTTCAAAGAAACTAATATTAGTTATCTTGGGCAGCTCAATGCATTAGCTGAAGTGCAGGGATTAACAAGTATTCATATAGAAACTGGAAATCCAATTATATCAAAGGATTGGAAAGTTTATGCTATATTTCGGCTAGCTCACTGGGGCTTAAAAATTATCAATGGAAAAGAA aattaa
- the LOC100649290 gene encoding leucine-rich repeat-containing protein 49 isoform X2, which translates to MLTTSKAVDFAIKGIKGEPIVSHTENQENNNFLTIAPALPILPGAPIPPKLFKRRYNLFSPTDSPYDIEHDKVDGSNAVTLQWTSEGKTVMATRTSTEKEKSPDRICLDRRGLTSFPNIIGEPRLRLLSLQHNLITKIENCNFSQLTKLVFLDLYDNQIERICNFEILENLRVLLIGKNRIKRIEGLKQLSKLEVLDLHGNQIVQISDLNNLVSLKVLNLAGNNIKTIGYHDFQGLASLKELNLRRNKIKKLLGFDETPQLQKLYLSNNDIYKIEDIGNLVKALQLREITIDGNPVTLNGDYVSFLVSYLPNLQFLSAMPITEQIRRAAVAWRTTKEQSNSTFLNLSAQVCMNARREEIISNAKISWELLRCHSRSSTNNSNSKNDIRNSNINTVQIQKSNKFNILKPKNLEKVKSKGFGSLTSINENIEATKINIKKRSNSSDNLFRLKDTTKAYPLEFKLPPILDSIVDSLINNKFDEKIKKDLTKTKTESDTESTSNSDSEIPEGHENLQSCLNSHFLNSNNYASSRDVSKIVNNETFDSINVLPSSEIVDEKDDQPYEISKSSKLLMNEKQDLTKISQSTQFHNQHGLIDCQSKSSTDSSGYYSLSSKTNSIDSCKSVLSDLSTSSTTKNILQKYKNLEKDKNKVKSAQGKKIVCYKSNKAAAARAKHKAITPPSPIPLQNTLKEREQGGDYLIEIVGRCLNIYGQGALRFIDRLWDSSKAQDVNIVKFNYVQFNDVAKVLCKIKNRFPNLEHFMFKETNISYLGQLNALAEVQGLTSIHIETGNPIISKDWKVYAIFRLAHWGLKIINGKEVTNEEIDLANEEYAGLVDIVMCSLPESLLQPLLQRLHLEKVQRQTGEITAKQFLLNSDPALRSVVAKEALQWRKGSITQEDLIWRHRGKIHLLNLINLTVDAIQKLQLLENKWPSILYEIIHTTLFDFSEMDEYMKRCSKTLENDK; encoded by the exons ATGTTGACAACG TCAAAAGCAGTAGATTTTGCTATAAAAGGAATTAAAGGAGAACCAATAGTTAGTCATACAGAAAATCaagaaaacaataattttttgacAATTGCTCCTGCTTTACCTATTTTACCTGGAGCTCCTATACCACCAAAGTTATTTAAACGCCGTTATAATTTATTCAG TCCAACAGATTCTCCATATGACATAGAACATGACAAGGTCGATGGTTCTAATGCAGTTACTTTACAATGGACAAGCGAAGGGAAGACTGTCATGGCAACAAGAACATCtacagaaaaagagaaaagtccTGACAGAATATGTCTTGATAGACGAGGACTTACCTCTTTTCCAAACATAATTGGGGAGCCACGTTTACGTTTATTATCTCTTCAACATAATCTTATTACAAAGATTGAAAACTGTAATTTCTCTCAGTTAACAAAATTGGTGTTTCTTGATCTATATGATAATCAAATTGAAAGAAtatgtaattttgaaatattagaaaatttaagaGTATTATTGATTGGAAAGAatagaataaaaagaattgaaGGATTAAAGCAACTTTCTAAACTGGAAGTTTTAGACCTACATGGCAATCAAATTGTACAAATTTCGGATTTAAATAATCTTGTATCCTTAAAGGTGTTAAATTTAGctggaaataatattaaaacaataggATACCATGATTTTCAAGGTTTAGCAtcattaaaagaattaaacctcaggcgtaataaaattaaaaaattattaggtTTTGATGAAACACCACAActgcaaaaattatatttaagtaataatgatatttacaa aattgaAGATATAGGAAATCTTGTTAAAGCGTTACAGCTTAGAGAAATAACAATTGATGGAAATCCTGTAACATTGAATGGGGATTATGTTTCTTTTCTTGTATCATATCTaccaaatttacaatttttatcagCTATGCCAATTACTGAACAAATCCGAAGAGCTGCTGTGGCATGGAGAACGACGAAGGAACAAAGTAATTCAACCTTTCTAAACCTTAGCGCACAAGTTTGTATGAATGCTCGAAGAGAGGAAATTATATCAAACGCTAAAATAAGTTGGGAACTTCTCAGATGTCATTCCAGATCATCCACAAATAATAGCAATAGTAAAAACGATATTcgaaatagtaatattaatacAGTGCAAATTCAGAAatcaaataaattcaatatattaAAACCTAAGAACTTAGAAAAAGTAAAGTCGAAAGGTTTTGGGAGTTTAACatctataaatgaaaatatagaagcaacaaaaataaatataaagaaaagaagtaATTCTAGCGataatttatttcgattaaaagatacaactAAAGCATATCCACTAGAATTTAAACTTCCACCAATTTTAGATTCTATTGTAGATAgtttaataaacaataaatttgatgagaaaataaaaaaagatctaACAAAGACGAAAACCGAAAGCGACACTGAGagtacatcaaatagtgattcAGAGATTCCAGAAGGTCATGAAAATTTGCAAAGTTGTTTAAACTCTCATTTCTTAAACTCTAATAATTATGCTTCATCACGCGATGTtagtaaaattgttaataatgaAACATTTGATTCCATTAATGTTTTGCCATCATCAGAAATAGTTGATGAAAAGGATGATCAGCCTTATGAAATATCGAAGTCTTCTAAGCTGTTAATGAATGAGAAACAAGATCTAACAAAAATATCTCAAAGTACACAGTTTCACAATCAGCATGGTCTAATTGATTGTCAATCAAAATCAAGCACTGATTCTTCTGGATATTATTCTTTAAGTTCTAAAACTAATAGCATTGATAGTTGTAAGTCAGTATTGAGTGACCTTAGTACCTCATCTACTACtaaaaatatattgcaaaaatataaaaatttagaaaaagacaAGAACAAGGTGAAGAGTGCACAAGGGAAAAAAATAGtatgttataaaagtaataaagcAGCAGCTGCTAGAGCTAAGCATAAAGCCATTACACCACCAAGCCCAATCCCAttacaaaatacattaaaagaaagagaacaag gaggggattatttaatagaaatagttGGCCgttgtttgaatatttatggTCAAGGTGCATTACGTTTTATTGATCGACTTTGGGACTCTTCAAAAGCTCAAGACGTTAATAtagttaaatttaattatgtacaGTTTAATGATGTAGCCAAAGTGttgtgtaaaataaaaaatagatttccAAATTTAGAACATTTTATGTTCAAAGAAACTAATATTAGTTATCTTGGGCAGCTCAATGCATTAGCTGAAGTGCAGGGATTAACAAGTATTCATATAGAAACTGGAAATCCAATTATATCAAAGGATTGGAAAGTTTATGCTATATTTCGGCTAGCTCACTGGGGCTTAAAAATTATCAATGGAAAAGAA gtCACAAATGAAGAAATTGATTTAGCAAATGAAGAATATGCTGGTCTTGTTGATATTGTGATGTGTTCACTGCCAGAGTCTTTATTACAACCTTTATTACAAAGACTTCATTTAGAAAAAGTGCAAAGACAAACTGGAGAAATTACTGCCAAACAATTTTTACTTAACAGTGATCCAGCTCTAAGAAGCGTTGTTGCTAAGGAAGCATTGCAATGGAGAAAAGGAAGTATAACACAG GAAGATCTTATTTGGAGACATAGAGGAAAAATACatttactaaatttaataaACCTTACTGTAGATGCAATACAAAAGTTACAACTACTCGAAAACAAATGGCCGagtattttatatgaaataattcATACTACTTTGTTTGATTTTTCTGAGATGGACGAATATATGAAACGTTGTAGTAAAACACTCgaaaatgataaataa
- the LOC100649290 gene encoding leucine-rich repeat-containing protein 49 isoform X1: MPVSNDRVTRSKAVDFAIKGIKGEPIVSHTENQENNNFLTIAPALPILPGAPIPPKLFKRRYNLFSPTDSPYDIEHDKVDGSNAVTLQWTSEGKTVMATRTSTEKEKSPDRICLDRRGLTSFPNIIGEPRLRLLSLQHNLITKIENCNFSQLTKLVFLDLYDNQIERICNFEILENLRVLLIGKNRIKRIEGLKQLSKLEVLDLHGNQIVQISDLNNLVSLKVLNLAGNNIKTIGYHDFQGLASLKELNLRRNKIKKLLGFDETPQLQKLYLSNNDIYKIEDIGNLVKALQLREITIDGNPVTLNGDYVSFLVSYLPNLQFLSAMPITEQIRRAAVAWRTTKEQSNSTFLNLSAQVCMNARREEIISNAKISWELLRCHSRSSTNNSNSKNDIRNSNINTVQIQKSNKFNILKPKNLEKVKSKGFGSLTSINENIEATKINIKKRSNSSDNLFRLKDTTKAYPLEFKLPPILDSIVDSLINNKFDEKIKKDLTKTKTESDTESTSNSDSEIPEGHENLQSCLNSHFLNSNNYASSRDVSKIVNNETFDSINVLPSSEIVDEKDDQPYEISKSSKLLMNEKQDLTKISQSTQFHNQHGLIDCQSKSSTDSSGYYSLSSKTNSIDSCKSVLSDLSTSSTTKNILQKYKNLEKDKNKVKSAQGKKIVCYKSNKAAAARAKHKAITPPSPIPLQNTLKEREQGGDYLIEIVGRCLNIYGQGALRFIDRLWDSSKAQDVNIVKFNYVQFNDVAKVLCKIKNRFPNLEHFMFKETNISYLGQLNALAEVQGLTSIHIETGNPIISKDWKVYAIFRLAHWGLKIINGKEVTNEEIDLANEEYAGLVDIVMCSLPESLLQPLLQRLHLEKVQRQTGEITAKQFLLNSDPALRSVVAKEALQWRKGSITQEDLIWRHRGKIHLLNLINLTVDAIQKLQLLENKWPSILYEIIHTTLFDFSEMDEYMKRCSKTLENDK; this comes from the exons ATGCCAGTAAGCAACGATAGAGTAACGCGG TCAAAAGCAGTAGATTTTGCTATAAAAGGAATTAAAGGAGAACCAATAGTTAGTCATACAGAAAATCaagaaaacaataattttttgacAATTGCTCCTGCTTTACCTATTTTACCTGGAGCTCCTATACCACCAAAGTTATTTAAACGCCGTTATAATTTATTCAG TCCAACAGATTCTCCATATGACATAGAACATGACAAGGTCGATGGTTCTAATGCAGTTACTTTACAATGGACAAGCGAAGGGAAGACTGTCATGGCAACAAGAACATCtacagaaaaagagaaaagtccTGACAGAATATGTCTTGATAGACGAGGACTTACCTCTTTTCCAAACATAATTGGGGAGCCACGTTTACGTTTATTATCTCTTCAACATAATCTTATTACAAAGATTGAAAACTGTAATTTCTCTCAGTTAACAAAATTGGTGTTTCTTGATCTATATGATAATCAAATTGAAAGAAtatgtaattttgaaatattagaaaatttaagaGTATTATTGATTGGAAAGAatagaataaaaagaattgaaGGATTAAAGCAACTTTCTAAACTGGAAGTTTTAGACCTACATGGCAATCAAATTGTACAAATTTCGGATTTAAATAATCTTGTATCCTTAAAGGTGTTAAATTTAGctggaaataatattaaaacaataggATACCATGATTTTCAAGGTTTAGCAtcattaaaagaattaaacctcaggcgtaataaaattaaaaaattattaggtTTTGATGAAACACCACAActgcaaaaattatatttaagtaataatgatatttacaa aattgaAGATATAGGAAATCTTGTTAAAGCGTTACAGCTTAGAGAAATAACAATTGATGGAAATCCTGTAACATTGAATGGGGATTATGTTTCTTTTCTTGTATCATATCTaccaaatttacaatttttatcagCTATGCCAATTACTGAACAAATCCGAAGAGCTGCTGTGGCATGGAGAACGACGAAGGAACAAAGTAATTCAACCTTTCTAAACCTTAGCGCACAAGTTTGTATGAATGCTCGAAGAGAGGAAATTATATCAAACGCTAAAATAAGTTGGGAACTTCTCAGATGTCATTCCAGATCATCCACAAATAATAGCAATAGTAAAAACGATATTcgaaatagtaatattaatacAGTGCAAATTCAGAAatcaaataaattcaatatattaAAACCTAAGAACTTAGAAAAAGTAAAGTCGAAAGGTTTTGGGAGTTTAACatctataaatgaaaatatagaagcaacaaaaataaatataaagaaaagaagtaATTCTAGCGataatttatttcgattaaaagatacaactAAAGCATATCCACTAGAATTTAAACTTCCACCAATTTTAGATTCTATTGTAGATAgtttaataaacaataaatttgatgagaaaataaaaaaagatctaACAAAGACGAAAACCGAAAGCGACACTGAGagtacatcaaatagtgattcAGAGATTCCAGAAGGTCATGAAAATTTGCAAAGTTGTTTAAACTCTCATTTCTTAAACTCTAATAATTATGCTTCATCACGCGATGTtagtaaaattgttaataatgaAACATTTGATTCCATTAATGTTTTGCCATCATCAGAAATAGTTGATGAAAAGGATGATCAGCCTTATGAAATATCGAAGTCTTCTAAGCTGTTAATGAATGAGAAACAAGATCTAACAAAAATATCTCAAAGTACACAGTTTCACAATCAGCATGGTCTAATTGATTGTCAATCAAAATCAAGCACTGATTCTTCTGGATATTATTCTTTAAGTTCTAAAACTAATAGCATTGATAGTTGTAAGTCAGTATTGAGTGACCTTAGTACCTCATCTACTACtaaaaatatattgcaaaaatataaaaatttagaaaaagacaAGAACAAGGTGAAGAGTGCACAAGGGAAAAAAATAGtatgttataaaagtaataaagcAGCAGCTGCTAGAGCTAAGCATAAAGCCATTACACCACCAAGCCCAATCCCAttacaaaatacattaaaagaaagagaacaag gaggggattatttaatagaaatagttGGCCgttgtttgaatatttatggTCAAGGTGCATTACGTTTTATTGATCGACTTTGGGACTCTTCAAAAGCTCAAGACGTTAATAtagttaaatttaattatgtacaGTTTAATGATGTAGCCAAAGTGttgtgtaaaataaaaaatagatttccAAATTTAGAACATTTTATGTTCAAAGAAACTAATATTAGTTATCTTGGGCAGCTCAATGCATTAGCTGAAGTGCAGGGATTAACAAGTATTCATATAGAAACTGGAAATCCAATTATATCAAAGGATTGGAAAGTTTATGCTATATTTCGGCTAGCTCACTGGGGCTTAAAAATTATCAATGGAAAAGAA gtCACAAATGAAGAAATTGATTTAGCAAATGAAGAATATGCTGGTCTTGTTGATATTGTGATGTGTTCACTGCCAGAGTCTTTATTACAACCTTTATTACAAAGACTTCATTTAGAAAAAGTGCAAAGACAAACTGGAGAAATTACTGCCAAACAATTTTTACTTAACAGTGATCCAGCTCTAAGAAGCGTTGTTGCTAAGGAAGCATTGCAATGGAGAAAAGGAAGTATAACACAG GAAGATCTTATTTGGAGACATAGAGGAAAAATACatttactaaatttaataaACCTTACTGTAGATGCAATACAAAAGTTACAACTACTCGAAAACAAATGGCCGagtattttatatgaaataattcATACTACTTTGTTTGATTTTTCTGAGATGGACGAATATATGAAACGTTGTAGTAAAACACTCgaaaatgataaataa
- the LOC100649290 gene encoding leucine-rich repeat-containing protein 49 isoform X3: MATRTSTEKEKSPDRICLDRRGLTSFPNIIGEPRLRLLSLQHNLITKIENCNFSQLTKLVFLDLYDNQIERICNFEILENLRVLLIGKNRIKRIEGLKQLSKLEVLDLHGNQIVQISDLNNLVSLKVLNLAGNNIKTIGYHDFQGLASLKELNLRRNKIKKLLGFDETPQLQKLYLSNNDIYKIEDIGNLVKALQLREITIDGNPVTLNGDYVSFLVSYLPNLQFLSAMPITEQIRRAAVAWRTTKEQSNSTFLNLSAQVCMNARREEIISNAKISWELLRCHSRSSTNNSNSKNDIRNSNINTVQIQKSNKFNILKPKNLEKVKSKGFGSLTSINENIEATKINIKKRSNSSDNLFRLKDTTKAYPLEFKLPPILDSIVDSLINNKFDEKIKKDLTKTKTESDTESTSNSDSEIPEGHENLQSCLNSHFLNSNNYASSRDVSKIVNNETFDSINVLPSSEIVDEKDDQPYEISKSSKLLMNEKQDLTKISQSTQFHNQHGLIDCQSKSSTDSSGYYSLSSKTNSIDSCKSVLSDLSTSSTTKNILQKYKNLEKDKNKVKSAQGKKIVCYKSNKAAAARAKHKAITPPSPIPLQNTLKEREQGGDYLIEIVGRCLNIYGQGALRFIDRLWDSSKAQDVNIVKFNYVQFNDVAKVLCKIKNRFPNLEHFMFKETNISYLGQLNALAEVQGLTSIHIETGNPIISKDWKVYAIFRLAHWGLKIINGKEVTNEEIDLANEEYAGLVDIVMCSLPESLLQPLLQRLHLEKVQRQTGEITAKQFLLNSDPALRSVVAKEALQWRKGSITQEDLIWRHRGKIHLLNLINLTVDAIQKLQLLENKWPSILYEIIHTTLFDFSEMDEYMKRCSKTLENDK, translated from the exons ATGGCAACAAGAACATCtacagaaaaagagaaaagtccTGACAGAATATGTCTTGATAGACGAGGACTTACCTCTTTTCCAAACATAATTGGGGAGCCACGTTTACGTTTATTATCTCTTCAACATAATCTTATTACAAAGATTGAAAACTGTAATTTCTCTCAGTTAACAAAATTGGTGTTTCTTGATCTATATGATAATCAAATTGAAAGAAtatgtaattttgaaatattagaaaatttaagaGTATTATTGATTGGAAAGAatagaataaaaagaattgaaGGATTAAAGCAACTTTCTAAACTGGAAGTTTTAGACCTACATGGCAATCAAATTGTACAAATTTCGGATTTAAATAATCTTGTATCCTTAAAGGTGTTAAATTTAGctggaaataatattaaaacaataggATACCATGATTTTCAAGGTTTAGCAtcattaaaagaattaaacctcaggcgtaataaaattaaaaaattattaggtTTTGATGAAACACCACAActgcaaaaattatatttaagtaataatgatatttacaa aattgaAGATATAGGAAATCTTGTTAAAGCGTTACAGCTTAGAGAAATAACAATTGATGGAAATCCTGTAACATTGAATGGGGATTATGTTTCTTTTCTTGTATCATATCTaccaaatttacaatttttatcagCTATGCCAATTACTGAACAAATCCGAAGAGCTGCTGTGGCATGGAGAACGACGAAGGAACAAAGTAATTCAACCTTTCTAAACCTTAGCGCACAAGTTTGTATGAATGCTCGAAGAGAGGAAATTATATCAAACGCTAAAATAAGTTGGGAACTTCTCAGATGTCATTCCAGATCATCCACAAATAATAGCAATAGTAAAAACGATATTcgaaatagtaatattaatacAGTGCAAATTCAGAAatcaaataaattcaatatattaAAACCTAAGAACTTAGAAAAAGTAAAGTCGAAAGGTTTTGGGAGTTTAACatctataaatgaaaatatagaagcaacaaaaataaatataaagaaaagaagtaATTCTAGCGataatttatttcgattaaaagatacaactAAAGCATATCCACTAGAATTTAAACTTCCACCAATTTTAGATTCTATTGTAGATAgtttaataaacaataaatttgatgagaaaataaaaaaagatctaACAAAGACGAAAACCGAAAGCGACACTGAGagtacatcaaatagtgattcAGAGATTCCAGAAGGTCATGAAAATTTGCAAAGTTGTTTAAACTCTCATTTCTTAAACTCTAATAATTATGCTTCATCACGCGATGTtagtaaaattgttaataatgaAACATTTGATTCCATTAATGTTTTGCCATCATCAGAAATAGTTGATGAAAAGGATGATCAGCCTTATGAAATATCGAAGTCTTCTAAGCTGTTAATGAATGAGAAACAAGATCTAACAAAAATATCTCAAAGTACACAGTTTCACAATCAGCATGGTCTAATTGATTGTCAATCAAAATCAAGCACTGATTCTTCTGGATATTATTCTTTAAGTTCTAAAACTAATAGCATTGATAGTTGTAAGTCAGTATTGAGTGACCTTAGTACCTCATCTACTACtaaaaatatattgcaaaaatataaaaatttagaaaaagacaAGAACAAGGTGAAGAGTGCACAAGGGAAAAAAATAGtatgttataaaagtaataaagcAGCAGCTGCTAGAGCTAAGCATAAAGCCATTACACCACCAAGCCCAATCCCAttacaaaatacattaaaagaaagagaacaag gaggggattatttaatagaaatagttGGCCgttgtttgaatatttatggTCAAGGTGCATTACGTTTTATTGATCGACTTTGGGACTCTTCAAAAGCTCAAGACGTTAATAtagttaaatttaattatgtacaGTTTAATGATGTAGCCAAAGTGttgtgtaaaataaaaaatagatttccAAATTTAGAACATTTTATGTTCAAAGAAACTAATATTAGTTATCTTGGGCAGCTCAATGCATTAGCTGAAGTGCAGGGATTAACAAGTATTCATATAGAAACTGGAAATCCAATTATATCAAAGGATTGGAAAGTTTATGCTATATTTCGGCTAGCTCACTGGGGCTTAAAAATTATCAATGGAAAAGAA gtCACAAATGAAGAAATTGATTTAGCAAATGAAGAATATGCTGGTCTTGTTGATATTGTGATGTGTTCACTGCCAGAGTCTTTATTACAACCTTTATTACAAAGACTTCATTTAGAAAAAGTGCAAAGACAAACTGGAGAAATTACTGCCAAACAATTTTTACTTAACAGTGATCCAGCTCTAAGAAGCGTTGTTGCTAAGGAAGCATTGCAATGGAGAAAAGGAAGTATAACACAG GAAGATCTTATTTGGAGACATAGAGGAAAAATACatttactaaatttaataaACCTTACTGTAGATGCAATACAAAAGTTACAACTACTCGAAAACAAATGGCCGagtattttatatgaaataattcATACTACTTTGTTTGATTTTTCTGAGATGGACGAATATATGAAACGTTGTAGTAAAACACTCgaaaatgataaataa